AGAAGGCCGTCGGTCCCGAGATCGGTCAGGGCCAGGAGGTGGCGCGGCGCGGCTGCGAAGCTCCCGGCCGACGTAGGCGGATCGGTCACAGGATGTAGCGGCGGAGATCCTCGTCTTCCGATATGCTCGCGAGCTGCCTGCGTACGAATTCCCGATCGATGGCTATGCCTCCTTCCGGTCCTTCGGGGAGCTCGAAGAGCACATCTTCCAGCAGCGTGGTCATCACCGTGTGAAGCCTGCGGGCGCCGATGTTCTCCAGGCGCTCGTTCAACCTGGTCGCGATCCGGGAGATCTCTTCGATGGCGCCGTCGGTGAAGGTGACCTCGGATCCGTCCGCTTCGATGAGCGCGGCATACTGCTTCGACAGAGCGTTCTCCGGCTCGGTGAGTATCCGAACGAAATCCTCTTCGGAGAGCGATCGCAGCTCGACCCGCACCGGGAAGCGTCCCTGGAGCTCGGGGATGAGATCCGAGGGCTTCGAGAGGTGGAAGGCGCCAGCGGCGATGAAGAGAATGTGGTCGGTGCGCACCAGACCGTACTTGGTGGTGACCGCGCAGCCCTCGACCACGGGAAGGAGGTCGCGTTGCACGCCTTCCCGGCTCACTGCAGGGCCCCGTTCGTCGCGCGATCCCGCCACCTTGTCGATTTCGTCGAGAAAGACTATCCCGGTATCCTCCACTCGGTAGAGCGCGTCGTTCACGACCTCGTCCATGTCGACGAGCTTGTCGAGCTCGTCCTGCATCAGCAGGCGTCGAGCCTCGGCCACCGTCACCTTTCGACGTTTGGTCCGCTTGGGCAGGAGGTCCTGGAGCATGTCGCTCATGCCGTGATCCATCGAGGGGTCGCTCCCGCCGAGCGGGATCATCATCCCCTGGATGTTGGGCGCCTGGGAGATCTCCAGTTCGACCTCGCGATCCTCGAGCTTTCCTTCGTCGAGGAGCTTCCGCATCTTCTCTCGCGTCCGCTGTCTGCGTCCGTCGGTATCGCCCTGAGGTTCCGTATCGCCCACCGGGTTGGTGACGAAGACCCGCGGAGTCGTCGTCCGGCGCGTCGGCGCCGGACTCAACGGCTCCGGCAGCAGGAGGTTCAGAAGCTGCTCGGTGACGTTGCTCTCGGCCACCCCCTGCATCATCTCCTCGCGTTCACTGCGTACCAGCGATATGGCGATGTCGACGAGATCGCGGATCATCGACTCGACGTCCCGCCCCACGTACCCGACCTCGGTGAATTTGGATGCCTCGACCTTGACGAAAGGAGCCTCCGCCAGCCGGGCGAGTCGGCGCGAAATCTCGGTCTTCCCGACGCCGGTGGGTCCTATGAGGATGAGGTTGTTCGGCGCGATCTCCTGACGCATCTCCTCGGCTACGCGCTGTCTGCGCCAACGATTGCGCATGACGATAGCGACCGCCTTCTTCGCGGCGGCCTGGCCGATGATGTACTTGTCAAGCTCCTCGACTATCTGGCGGGGTGTGAGCTCGTCGACCCAGGGCTCGGTCTCGGCATCGGGCTCGAGCCCCGCCTCTCCGTCGGGCACGAGCTCCGGCCGTTCCGCGCTCACGATTCCTCCGCGGCGCTCGCCGTCGGAGCGGCATCGAGCTCCAGAACCACTATGTCCCTGTTGGTATAGATGCAGATATCTCCGGTAATCTCTAAGGCCGAGCGCACGATCTCGGCGGGAGTCAGGTCCGAGTGCGCCCTGAGCGCCCGCGCCGCAGCGAGAGCGAAGCCGCTGCCCGAGCCTATCGCCAGCACGTCGTCGTCGGGTTCGATCACGTCTCCGGTTCCGCTGACCAGGAAGAGGTGTTCGCGGTCGGCGACGGCGATAAGGGCGTCCAGCCGGCGCAGATAACGGTCGGTGCGCCAGTCCCGGGCCAGTTCCACAACGGCTCGCGAGAGGTTGGCGGGGTGGCGTTCGAGCTTCTCCTCGAGCCGTTCGAAAAGGGTGAAGGCGTCAGCGACCGCGCCCGCGAATCCGGCCAGCACCTTGCCGTCTCTGAGCTCGCGCACTTTGCGCGCGCTGCCTTTGACGACGGTATCGGCCATCGTTACCTGTCCGTCGCCGCCCATCGCCACCCTGCTCCGATTCCTCACCGCCAGCACCGTTGTGGACCGTGTCCGGGCGGTGCCGTCGGACATTTTCTCCATGTCGATCATGGCTAAAGCTAGCGAGGTTCGGCGACCGACAGTCCGTGGACAATCTCACGCGAGCACCGAAGGCGACGAAGCGCCGCGCCGGCCGCGGGGACGGACCTCTCTCACCG
The Gemmatimonadota bacterium genome window above contains:
- the hslU gene encoding ATP-dependent protease ATPase subunit HslU; the protein is MPDGEAGLEPDAETEPWVDELTPRQIVEELDKYIIGQAAAKKAVAIVMRNRWRRQRVAEEMRQEIAPNNLILIGPTGVGKTEISRRLARLAEAPFVKVEASKFTEVGYVGRDVESMIRDLVDIAISLVRSEREEMMQGVAESNVTEQLLNLLLPEPLSPAPTRRTTTPRVFVTNPVGDTEPQGDTDGRRQRTREKMRKLLDEGKLEDREVELEISQAPNIQGMMIPLGGSDPSMDHGMSDMLQDLLPKRTKRRKVTVAEARRLLMQDELDKLVDMDEVVNDALYRVEDTGIVFLDEIDKVAGSRDERGPAVSREGVQRDLLPVVEGCAVTTKYGLVRTDHILFIAAGAFHLSKPSDLIPELQGRFPVRVELRSLSEEDFVRILTEPENALSKQYAALIEADGSEVTFTDGAIEEISRIATRLNERLENIGARRLHTVMTTLLEDVLFELPEGPEGGIAIDREFVRRQLASISEDEDLRRYIL
- the hslV gene encoding ATP-dependent protease subunit HslV, translated to MSDGTARTRSTTVLAVRNRSRVAMGGDGQVTMADTVVKGSARKVRELRDGKVLAGFAGAVADAFTLFERLEEKLERHPANLSRAVVELARDWRTDRYLRRLDALIAVADREHLFLVSGTGDVIEPDDDVLAIGSGSGFALAAARALRAHSDLTPAEIVRSALEITGDICIYTNRDIVVLELDAAPTASAAEES